The following are encoded together in the Dermacoccus nishinomiyaensis genome:
- the groL gene encoding chaperonin GroEL (60 kDa chaperone family; promotes refolding of misfolded polypeptides especially under stressful conditions; forms two stacked rings of heptamers to form a barrel-shaped 14mer; ends can be capped by GroES; misfolded proteins enter the barrel where they are refolded when GroES binds), translated as MAKTLEFNDDARKSLERGVDALANAVKVTLGPKGRNVVIDKAWGAPTITNDGVTIAREVELEDPYENLGAQLAKEVATKTNDVAGDGTTTATVLAQALVKEGLRNVAAGAAPSGLKRGIDKAVTAINDQLLANARPVDGQDDYAKVASLSAQDATIGGLIGEAFAKVGKDGVITVEESSTAETKLEYTEGMQFDKGYLSPYFVTDPERMEAVLEDAYILINQGKISAIADLLPVLEKVVQSGKPLLIIAEDIEGEALSTLVVNKIRGTFNVVAVKAPGFGDRRKAMLQDIAILTGGQVIAEEVGLKLENADLDSLGQARRIQVTKDNTTIIDGAGAADDVAGRVKELKSEIERTDSDWDREKLQERLAKLAGGVCVIAVGAHTEVEMKEKKHRIEDAIAATRAAIEEGIVAGGGSAVIHASSALDSLSLEGDEATGATLVGKAIAEPLRWIAENAGLEGYVAVSKVRELPVGQGLDAATGEYIDLVDAGIIDPVKVTRSALTNAASIASMVLTTDTLVVEKKEEEEAPAAGGHGHSH; from the coding sequence ATGGCCAAGACGCTTGAATTCAACGACGACGCCCGCAAGTCCCTCGAGCGCGGTGTCGACGCGCTCGCCAACGCCGTCAAGGTGACGCTCGGCCCCAAGGGCCGCAACGTCGTCATCGACAAGGCGTGGGGCGCCCCCACGATCACGAACGACGGTGTGACGATCGCCCGCGAGGTCGAGCTCGAGGACCCGTACGAGAACCTCGGCGCGCAGCTCGCCAAGGAGGTCGCCACCAAGACGAACGACGTCGCCGGTGACGGTACGACGACCGCGACGGTTCTCGCCCAGGCGCTCGTCAAGGAGGGCCTGCGCAACGTCGCTGCGGGCGCTGCTCCGTCCGGCCTGAAGCGCGGCATCGACAAGGCCGTCACGGCCATCAACGACCAGCTGCTCGCCAACGCGCGCCCCGTCGACGGTCAGGACGACTACGCCAAGGTCGCCTCGCTGTCCGCTCAGGACGCGACGATCGGTGGCCTCATCGGTGAGGCGTTCGCGAAGGTCGGCAAGGACGGCGTCATCACCGTCGAGGAGTCCTCGACCGCCGAGACGAAGCTCGAGTACACCGAGGGCATGCAGTTCGACAAGGGCTACCTCTCGCCGTACTTCGTCACCGACCCCGAGCGCATGGAGGCCGTCCTCGAGGACGCCTACATCCTCATCAACCAGGGCAAGATCTCGGCCATCGCCGACCTGCTGCCCGTCCTCGAGAAGGTCGTGCAGTCCGGCAAGCCGCTGCTCATCATCGCCGAGGACATCGAGGGCGAGGCCCTCTCCACCCTCGTCGTCAACAAGATCCGCGGCACGTTCAACGTCGTCGCCGTCAAGGCCCCCGGCTTCGGCGACCGCCGCAAGGCGATGCTGCAGGACATCGCGATCCTCACCGGTGGCCAGGTCATCGCCGAGGAGGTCGGGCTCAAGCTCGAGAACGCCGACCTCGACTCGCTCGGCCAGGCACGCCGCATCCAGGTGACGAAGGACAACACGACGATCATCGACGGCGCCGGCGCCGCTGATGACGTCGCGGGCCGCGTCAAGGAGCTCAAGTCCGAGATCGAGCGCACCGACTCCGACTGGGACCGCGAGAAGCTCCAGGAGCGCCTCGCCAAGCTCGCCGGCGGCGTCTGCGTCATCGCCGTCGGTGCGCACACCGAGGTCGAGATGAAGGAGAAGAAGCACCGCATCGAGGACGCCATCGCGGCCACGCGTGCGGCCATCGAAGAGGGCATCGTCGCAGGTGGTGGTTCGGCCGTCATCCACGCGTCGTCTGCTCTCGACTCCCTCTCGCTCGAGGGTGACGAGGCGACGGGTGCCACGCTCGTCGGCAAGGCCATCGCGGAGCCGCTGCGCTGGATCGCCGAGAACGCTGGCCTCGAGGGCTACGTCGCCGTCTCCAAGGTGCGCGAACTGCCCGTCGGCCAGGGCCTCGACGCCGCGACCGGCGAGTACATCGACCTCGTCGACGCCGGCATCATCGACCCCGTCAAGGTGACCCGCTCCGCGCTCACCAACGCCGCCTCCATCGCCTCGATGGTGCTCACGACCGACACCCTCGTCGTCGAGAAGAAGGAAGAGGAAGAGGCCCCCGCCGCCGGCGGCCACGGCCACAGCCACTGA
- a CDS encoding bile acid:sodium symporter family protein, which translates to MRFITKYLDGYVLALLGMVALACLLPARGGAVAPVEWATNIAIGLLFFLYGARLSTEETKEGFRHWRLHLLVLAFTFVAFPLLGLVIRPIADTFLPHTLSLGLLYLTLLPSTVQSSVTFTSLARGNVAASICAASFSNMLGVVLTPLLVIGVMGGQAAFSLDSAEKLIVQLLLPFILGQFCHKRLGGFLAEHKQGLTYLDRGGIMLVVYSAFSAGMREHMWSHVTVWQVVALLLICAVLLAVVMVGSYVTARRLGFSRADQVAIVFCGSKKSMASGLPMATVLFPSGVGLLVLPLMMFHQLQLIVCAQVARQWPDEPAPGRAPEDGARE; encoded by the coding sequence GTGCGCTTCATCACCAAGTACCTCGACGGATACGTCCTCGCCCTGCTCGGAATGGTCGCCCTGGCGTGCCTGCTGCCGGCACGCGGCGGTGCCGTCGCGCCCGTCGAATGGGCGACGAACATCGCCATCGGGCTGCTGTTCTTCCTCTACGGCGCGCGCCTCTCGACCGAGGAGACGAAAGAGGGCTTCCGCCACTGGCGCCTCCACCTGCTCGTCCTCGCGTTCACGTTCGTCGCGTTCCCACTGCTGGGCCTCGTCATCCGGCCCATCGCTGACACGTTCCTGCCCCACACCCTCAGCCTCGGACTGCTGTACCTGACGCTGCTGCCGTCGACCGTGCAGTCGTCCGTCACGTTCACCTCACTCGCGCGCGGCAACGTCGCCGCGTCGATCTGCGCCGCCTCGTTCTCCAACATGCTCGGCGTCGTGCTCACGCCCCTGCTCGTCATCGGTGTCATGGGCGGGCAGGCCGCGTTCAGCCTCGACTCGGCGGAGAAACTCATCGTCCAACTGCTGCTGCCGTTCATCCTCGGCCAGTTCTGCCACAAGCGCCTCGGCGGCTTCCTCGCCGAACACAAGCAGGGCCTGACGTACCTCGACCGCGGCGGCATCATGCTCGTCGTCTACTCCGCATTCAGCGCCGGCATGCGCGAACACATGTGGAGTCACGTCACCGTGTGGCAGGTCGTGGCGCTGCTTCTCATCTGCGCTGTGCTGCTCGCCGTCGTCATGGTCGGCTCGTACGTGACGGCGCGCCGCCTCGGCTTCTCGCGGGCCGACCAGGTCGCCATCGTGTTCTGCGGATCGAAGAAGTCGATGGCGTCCGGCTTGCCGATGGCGACGGTGCTGTTCCCCTCCGGCGTCGGACTGCTCGTGCTGCCCCTCATGATGTTCCACCAGCTGCAACTCATCGTCTGCGCGCAGGTCGCGCGCCAGTGGCCCGACGAACCCGCCCCCGGGCGGGCGCCGGAAGACGGCGCGAGGGAATAG
- a CDS encoding class I SAM-dependent methyltransferase, whose product MDASVVHELFTDDGRALLASLPPYEEKNVVMLTTRLRAAGHSPELVAAALTQSRLRARAVDKFGDAAASMFFTPDALEQATRAPIARLHAQRFLDAGASLVIDGGCGIGSDAVGFAQAGLDVIGVEADPETAALAAQNLASFPGSRVVTGRVEDVAASLDQAGAAWWFDPARRTPGVADIRGRTKRTFSLAALTPTWELIQHVAAAAPAAGAKLSPSLAHHDVPSGCEVEFVSYAGDVVEASVWWGAAVRDVGRTATIMRPRPGGSRSSGDRVPPDVLHVIEADFDGIDAAPASRASLGPYFYEADKALTRSGLVGALLDATGGHEFTPGHGYVAADALVDIGLLGRAYRVLDSVPLHEKTLRAYLRERAVGRLTIKKRDVDVDADALRRSLKLKGSNALTVVLVTLDGERLALVVEPL is encoded by the coding sequence ATGGATGCGAGCGTCGTGCACGAGTTGTTCACCGACGACGGACGCGCGCTGCTCGCCTCGCTCCCGCCCTACGAGGAGAAGAACGTCGTCATGCTGACGACGCGGCTGCGCGCCGCAGGGCACTCCCCCGAACTCGTCGCCGCTGCGCTCACCCAGTCCCGGCTGCGGGCCAGGGCCGTCGACAAGTTCGGTGATGCGGCGGCGTCGATGTTCTTCACCCCCGACGCCCTCGAACAGGCCACGCGCGCACCCATCGCCCGTCTGCACGCGCAGCGGTTCCTCGACGCCGGGGCGAGCCTCGTCATCGACGGTGGCTGCGGAATCGGTTCCGACGCCGTCGGATTCGCACAGGCCGGGCTCGACGTCATCGGCGTCGAAGCGGATCCGGAAACCGCGGCTCTGGCCGCCCAGAACCTCGCGTCGTTTCCCGGCAGTCGCGTCGTCACGGGGCGGGTCGAGGATGTCGCGGCTTCGCTCGACCAAGCCGGGGCCGCCTGGTGGTTCGACCCGGCACGCCGCACGCCCGGCGTCGCCGACATCCGCGGGCGCACGAAGCGCACGTTCTCCCTCGCGGCGCTGACGCCGACCTGGGAGCTGATCCAGCACGTCGCGGCTGCCGCCCCCGCGGCAGGCGCCAAGCTCTCGCCGAGCCTGGCCCATCACGACGTGCCGAGCGGTTGCGAGGTCGAGTTCGTCTCCTACGCCGGCGACGTCGTGGAGGCGAGCGTGTGGTGGGGCGCCGCCGTCCGTGACGTCGGCAGAACTGCGACGATCATGCGTCCCCGACCGGGCGGCTCGAGGTCGTCCGGCGATCGCGTCCCGCCCGACGTCCTGCACGTCATCGAGGCCGACTTCGACGGCATCGACGCCGCGCCCGCAAGCCGCGCGTCACTCGGACCGTACTTCTACGAGGCCGACAAGGCGTTGACGCGCAGCGGCCTCGTCGGGGCGCTGCTCGACGCCACGGGCGGCCACGAGTTCACGCCCGGACACGGCTACGTCGCGGCCGATGCGCTCGTCGACATCGGGCTGCTGGGGCGCGCCTACCGCGTGCTCGACTCCGTGCCGCTGCACGAGAAGACGCTGCGCGCCTACCTGCGCGAACGCGCCGTCGGACGCCTCACGATCAAGAAACGCGACGTGGACGTCGACGCCGACGCGCTGCGCCGCTCGCTCAAGCTCAAGGGCTCGAACGCCCTGACGGTCGTGCTCGTGACGCTCGACGGCGAGCGCCTGGCACTCGTCGTCGAACCGCTGTGA
- the groES gene encoding co-chaperone GroES, producing the protein MSVNIKPLEDRIVVKAVEAEQTTASGLVIPDTAKEKPQEGEVIAVGPGRIDDHGNRVPVDVAVGDKVIYSKYGGTEVKFAGTEYLILSARDVLAVVS; encoded by the coding sequence GTGTCGGTCAACATCAAGCCGCTCGAAGACCGCATCGTCGTCAAGGCCGTCGAGGCCGAGCAGACCACGGCCTCCGGCCTCGTCATCCCGGACACCGCCAAGGAGAAGCCGCAGGAGGGCGAGGTCATCGCCGTCGGCCCCGGTCGCATCGACGACCACGGCAACCGCGTTCCGGTCGACGTCGCCGTCGGCGACAAGGTCATCTACTCGAAGTACGGCGGCACCGAGGTCAAGTTCGCCGGTACCGAGTACCTCATCCTCTCCGCTCGCGACGTGCTCGCGGTCGTCTCCTGA
- a CDS encoding RNA-binding S4 domain-containing protein: protein MSAHADVQIRDESIKLGQLLKLANLVEDGAEARVVITEGLVTVDGEVDTRRSAQIKVGSVVCLEDECVRVTN from the coding sequence ATGAGCGCACACGCCGATGTTCAGATCCGTGACGAGTCGATCAAGCTCGGTCAGTTGCTCAAGCTCGCGAATCTCGTGGAGGACGGTGCGGAGGCGCGCGTGGTCATCACGGAGGGTCTCGTAACGGTGGATGGCGAGGTCGACACGCGTCGTAGCGCGCAGATCAAGGTCGGCAGCGTCGTGTGCCTCGAGGACGAGTGCGTGCGCGTCACGAACTGA
- the shbA gene encoding RNA polymerase sigma factor ShbA, with protein MTSETGYSSPEAEWPRVSSARRHVTLTTPTAMEEVNGEASSIAALVSAARSGDDAARETLLDDVHQRALRYASARLGAFSGSRELAADAAQEVCVAVLKALPRYVERGVPFEAFVYSICSRKVADVQRGAFRSAVPTDEVPDTIDPGLTPEDAALNLDTARRLSVLMEKLTPQQREILTLRVAVGLSAEETGASLGMSPGAVRVAQHRALARLRTLHETSGEELR; from the coding sequence ATGACGAGCGAGACCGGATACTCCTCGCCCGAGGCCGAATGGCCCCGGGTGAGTTCCGCGCGCCGCCATGTAACGCTCACGACCCCAACAGCGATGGAGGAAGTGAACGGGGAAGCCTCGTCCATCGCCGCGCTGGTCTCAGCAGCGCGATCCGGTGATGACGCGGCACGGGAGACACTTCTCGACGACGTGCACCAACGTGCACTTCGCTATGCCTCGGCAAGGTTGGGGGCCTTCAGTGGCTCCCGCGAACTCGCAGCGGATGCGGCTCAGGAGGTGTGCGTGGCTGTGCTCAAGGCTCTGCCCCGCTACGTCGAGCGCGGTGTCCCCTTCGAAGCGTTCGTGTATTCGATCTGCTCGCGCAAGGTGGCCGACGTCCAGCGCGGCGCCTTCCGCTCCGCCGTGCCGACGGACGAGGTGCCCGACACGATTGACCCCGGCCTCACCCCCGAGGACGCGGCGCTCAACCTCGACACCGCGCGGCGGCTGTCCGTGCTCATGGAGAAATTGACGCCGCAGCAGCGCGAGATCCTGACGCTGCGCGTCGCCGTCGGCCTCAGCGCCGAGGAGACGGGCGCGAGCCTCGGCATGTCGCCGGGCGCCGTCCGTGTCGCCCAGCACCGCGCGCTCGCGCGACTGCGCACCCTGCACGAGACCTCGGGGGAGGAGCTTCGATGA
- a CDS encoding GuaB3 family IMP dehydrogenase-related protein, which yields MTEIEIGKGKRGRRAYSLDDIAIVPSRRTRDPREVSTSWQIDAYHFELPVMAAPMDSLMSPATAIAFGKLGGLPVLDLEGLWTRYEEPEKQLAQIATCSPDEATARMREIYAEPIKPELITARLKEIRDAGVTVAGALTPQRTQEHWRTVVAAGVDLFVIRGTTVSAEHVSGASEPLNLKRFIYELDVPVIVGGAGTYTAALHLMRTGAAGVLVGFGGGAAHTTRRTLGIHAPMATAISDVAAARRDYLDESGGRYVHVIADGGVGTSGDIVKAVACGADAVMLGAALARAEEAPGRGFHWGPEAHHSQLPRGERVEVGTVGSLEQILDGPGQSADGTTNIMGALKRAMATTGYSDLKEFQRVELVVAPYQRS from the coding sequence GTGACTGAGATCGAGATCGGCAAGGGCAAGCGCGGTCGCCGCGCGTATTCACTCGACGACATCGCGATCGTCCCGTCGCGCCGCACGCGCGACCCGCGGGAGGTGTCGACGTCGTGGCAGATCGACGCCTACCACTTCGAGCTGCCCGTCATGGCCGCGCCGATGGACTCGCTCATGTCGCCCGCGACGGCCATCGCGTTCGGCAAGCTCGGCGGCCTGCCGGTGCTCGACCTCGAGGGCCTGTGGACGCGCTACGAGGAGCCCGAGAAGCAGCTCGCGCAGATCGCGACGTGCAGCCCTGACGAGGCCACCGCCCGCATGCGCGAGATCTACGCCGAGCCCATCAAGCCCGAACTCATCACCGCACGCCTCAAGGAGATCCGTGACGCGGGCGTCACCGTCGCCGGCGCCCTGACACCGCAGCGCACGCAGGAGCACTGGCGCACCGTCGTCGCGGCGGGCGTCGACCTGTTCGTCATCCGCGGCACGACCGTGTCGGCCGAGCACGTCTCCGGCGCGTCCGAACCGCTCAACCTCAAGCGCTTCATCTACGAGCTCGACGTCCCCGTCATCGTCGGCGGCGCGGGCACCTACACCGCTGCGCTGCACCTCATGCGCACCGGCGCGGCCGGCGTCCTCGTCGGCTTCGGCGGCGGCGCCGCGCACACGACGCGCCGCACGCTCGGCATCCACGCGCCCATGGCGACGGCGATCTCCGACGTCGCTGCGGCGCGCCGCGACTACCTCGACGAGTCGGGCGGACGTTACGTCCACGTCATCGCGGACGGCGGCGTCGGCACATCCGGCGACATCGTCAAGGCCGTCGCGTGCGGCGCTGACGCCGTCATGCTCGGCGCAGCCCTCGCGCGTGCCGAGGAGGCGCCGGGCCGCGGGTTCCACTGGGGCCCCGAAGCGCACCACAGCCAGCTGCCGCGCGGTGAGCGCGTCGAGGTCGGCACCGTCGGTTCGCTCGAGCAGATCCTCGACGGCCCCGGCCAGAGCGCCGACGGCACGACCAACATCATGGGCGCCCTCAAGCGCGCGATGGCGACGACCGGTTACTCCGACCTCAAGGAGTTCCAGCGCGTCGAACTCGTCGTCGCGCCCTACCAGCGCAGCTGA
- the guaB gene encoding IMP dehydrogenase, whose amino-acid sequence MAFGSDNVTDVPPKFATLGLTYDDVLLLPGETDVIPSEVDTTAQLTREITLNIPLVSAAMDTVTEARMAIAMAREGGMGVLHRNLSIEDQAYQVDLVKRTQTGRITNPVTIGPDKTLEELDAICGQYRVSGLPVVVEDDKLVGMITNRDLRFTPVAEWATTKVRDVMTPQPLVTAPVDISNDDATAILRQHKRERLPLVDDDGRLVALITVKDFVKSEQFPNASKDAEGRLLVGAAVGYFGEAWQRATTLIEAGVDVLVVDTAHGHAKLLLDMIRKLKADPMTKHVQIVGGNVATRAGAQALVDAGVDAVKVGVGPGSICTTRIVAGVGVPQVSAVYEAAQACQPAGVPVIADGGLQYSGDIAKALVAGASTVMVGSLLAGTEESPGEVVLINGKQFKAYRGMGSLGAMSSRGKKSYSKDRYFQADVISDDQLVPEGIEGRVSYKGPVSNAVRQLVGGLHQSMFYVGGSTIPELQKRGQFVRITSAGLKESHPHDVQGIVEAPNYSIR is encoded by the coding sequence ATGGCTTTCGGTTCTGACAATGTCACTGACGTTCCCCCGAAGTTCGCGACGCTGGGCCTGACCTACGACGACGTTCTGCTGCTGCCCGGCGAGACCGACGTCATCCCGTCCGAGGTCGACACGACGGCGCAGCTGACGCGCGAGATCACCCTCAACATTCCGCTCGTTTCGGCGGCGATGGACACCGTCACCGAAGCGCGCATGGCGATTGCCATGGCGCGCGAGGGTGGCATGGGTGTGCTGCACCGCAACCTGTCGATCGAGGATCAGGCCTACCAGGTCGACCTCGTCAAGCGCACGCAGACGGGGCGCATCACGAACCCCGTGACGATCGGCCCCGACAAGACGCTCGAAGAGCTCGACGCGATCTGCGGCCAGTACCGCGTCTCCGGGCTGCCCGTCGTCGTCGAGGACGACAAGCTCGTCGGCATGATCACCAACCGCGACCTGCGCTTCACGCCCGTCGCGGAGTGGGCGACGACGAAGGTGCGCGACGTCATGACGCCGCAGCCGCTCGTCACTGCTCCCGTCGACATCTCGAACGACGACGCGACAGCGATCCTGCGTCAGCACAAGCGTGAGCGCCTGCCGCTCGTCGACGACGACGGGCGTCTCGTCGCGCTCATCACCGTGAAGGACTTCGTGAAGTCCGAGCAGTTTCCGAACGCCTCGAAGGACGCCGAAGGCCGCCTGCTCGTCGGCGCCGCCGTCGGCTACTTCGGTGAGGCCTGGCAGCGCGCGACGACGCTCATCGAAGCGGGCGTCGACGTGCTCGTCGTCGACACCGCGCACGGCCACGCCAAGCTGTTGCTCGACATGATCCGCAAGCTCAAGGCCGACCCCATGACGAAGCATGTGCAGATCGTCGGCGGAAACGTCGCGACCCGCGCAGGCGCGCAGGCACTCGTCGACGCCGGCGTCGACGCCGTCAAGGTCGGCGTTGGCCCCGGCTCCATCTGCACGACGCGCATCGTCGCCGGCGTCGGCGTCCCGCAGGTCAGCGCCGTCTACGAAGCCGCGCAGGCCTGCCAGCCCGCCGGCGTGCCCGTCATCGCCGACGGCGGCCTGCAGTACTCCGGCGACATCGCGAAGGCCCTCGTCGCAGGCGCCTCCACCGTCATGGTCGGCTCTCTGCTCGCCGGCACCGAAGAATCACCCGGCGAAGTCGTCCTCATCAACGGCAAGCAGTTCAAGGCCTACCGCGGCATGGGCTCACTCGGAGCGATGAGCTCACGCGGCAAGAAGTCCTATTCCAAGGACCGCTACTTCCAGGCCGACGTCATCAGCGACGACCAACTCGTCCCCGAAGGCATCGAAGGCCGCGTCTCCTACAAGGGCCCCGTCAGCAACGCCGTCCGCCAACTCGTCGGCGGCCTGCACCAGTCGATGTTCTACGTCGGCGGATCGACGATCCCCGAACTGCAGAAGCGCGGCCAATTCGTGCGCATCACCTCCGCCGGGCTCAAAGAAAGCCACCCCCACGACGTCCAAGGCATCGTCGAAGCGCCGAATTACTCCATTCGCTGA
- a CDS encoding succinic semialdehyde dehydrogenase gives MTPSLHTQPRPQRPLALDEATVRRMSARVVASGPAQERMTPLTGETIGALPTSTPDDVVTAYERARAAQQEWAQRDVRERVEFLTRLHDLVLDRQDELLDLIQIESGKARIQAFEEVLDTAGVCRHYAKKAPSYLAERKALGALPVLTQARTHYLPKGVVGIVAPWNYPLSMSITDALPALAAGNAVVLRPDEKSSFTCLRAVELCDEAGLPEGLLQVVLGDGPNVGGAVLEHADSVMFTGSTKTGRIVARDAGERLKSASLELGGKNAMYIADDADLTRAAECAQRAVFASAGQLCISIERLVVHEKIADEFLRRFLERVAAMKIGVALDWGYDMGSLISADQLERVTQHVDDAVAKGATVLTGGKARSDIGPYCYEPTVLDGVADGMLCRDEETFGPVVSVYRVSSDDEAVALANDTDFGLNASVWTKDVARGRAIAARIRTGTVNVNEGYAAAYASNGAPMGGMKASGLGRRHGAEGITKYTDIQNVSVQRLQGFGVPKGVSQRQFARALSTGLRVMKKAGLS, from the coding sequence ATGACGCCTTCACTGCACACCCAGCCGCGCCCTCAGCGTCCGCTTGCTCTCGACGAGGCGACCGTCCGACGCATGAGCGCCCGCGTCGTCGCGAGCGGCCCGGCGCAGGAACGCATGACGCCGCTGACGGGGGAGACGATCGGCGCGCTGCCCACGTCGACGCCCGACGACGTCGTCACCGCCTACGAACGGGCGCGCGCAGCGCAGCAGGAATGGGCACAGCGCGACGTCCGCGAACGCGTCGAGTTCCTCACGAGGCTGCACGACCTCGTGCTCGATCGCCAGGACGAGTTGCTCGACCTCATCCAGATCGAGTCGGGCAAGGCGCGCATCCAGGCGTTCGAGGAGGTGCTCGACACCGCGGGCGTGTGCCGTCACTACGCCAAGAAGGCGCCGAGCTATCTCGCCGAGCGCAAGGCCCTCGGCGCGCTTCCGGTGCTGACGCAGGCGCGCACGCACTATCTGCCGAAGGGCGTCGTCGGCATCGTCGCGCCGTGGAACTACCCGCTGTCGATGTCGATCACGGACGCGCTGCCGGCGCTCGCGGCGGGCAACGCCGTCGTCCTGCGCCCGGACGAGAAGTCGAGCTTCACGTGCCTGCGCGCCGTTGAACTGTGCGACGAGGCGGGCCTGCCCGAGGGGCTGCTCCAGGTCGTCCTCGGCGACGGGCCGAACGTCGGCGGGGCGGTGCTCGAGCACGCGGACTCGGTGATGTTCACCGGTTCGACGAAGACGGGCCGCATCGTCGCGCGCGACGCGGGGGAGCGGCTCAAGAGCGCGTCGCTCGAACTCGGTGGCAAGAACGCCATGTACATCGCCGATGACGCCGACCTGACGCGCGCCGCCGAGTGCGCGCAGCGCGCCGTCTTCGCGAGCGCGGGCCAGCTGTGCATCTCGATCGAGCGTCTCGTCGTGCACGAGAAGATCGCCGACGAGTTCCTGCGACGCTTCCTCGAACGCGTCGCAGCGATGAAGATCGGCGTGGCGCTCGACTGGGGCTACGACATGGGCAGCCTCATCTCGGCCGACCAGCTCGAACGCGTCACACAGCACGTCGACGACGCCGTCGCGAAGGGCGCGACGGTGCTGACCGGAGGCAAGGCGCGCTCCGACATCGGCCCGTACTGCTACGAACCGACCGTCCTCGACGGCGTCGCGGACGGCATGCTGTGCCGCGACGAGGAGACATTCGGGCCCGTCGTCAGCGTGTACCGCGTGAGCAGCGATGACGAGGCCGTCGCCCTCGCCAATGACACCGACTTCGGCCTCAACGCCTCCGTCTGGACGAAGGACGTCGCGCGCGGGCGCGCCATTGCCGCCCGCATCCGCACCGGAACCGTCAACGTCAACGAGGGCTACGCGGCCGCTTACGCGAGCAATGGCGCGCCGATGGGCGGCATGAAGGCCTCCGGTCTCGGGCGGCGTCACGGCGCGGAGGGCATCACGAAGTACACCGACATCCAGAACGTCAGCGTGCAGCGGTTGCAGGGCTTCGGCGTGCCGAAGGGCGTGTCGCAGCGACAGTTCGCTCGCGCCCTGAGCACGGGTCTGCGCGTCATGAAGAAGGCGGGCCTGTCATGA